CGGCGACTGCGTGCCGCTGCGTCGCGTGCTGCTCCCGCTGTCGCCCCCGTCGACCGCACCGACTCGGCGGTCGTCTCGGAGGGGACGGCGGTAGCCCGCGTCAGTTCCGGCGCCGGACGAGCCGTCCGACCACGGCGAGAACGGCGACGCCCGCGGTGGTAGCGAGGAGGCGGCGGCCGATCCTCCGGCCCCCGTCGTCCGTCGTCTGATCGTCCTCGGCGTCGGGGATGTCCACGTCGTCGTCAGTCCCGTCGGCGTTCGGCTGCGTCGCCTCCGGATTCACCTCGATGGCGCCCTCGTTGACGCCGGGCTCGGCGTCGTCGCTCTCGCCGCTCGACCGGCGCCGTCGGACGAGCCCGACGGCCGCCAGCGCGGCCACGGCGATTCCGGCGCGGCGCCGCCAGTTCGTTCCGCCGGACGCCCCAGCGCCGGCGTCGCCTGTTGCGTCAGTGCTGTCGTTCGTGGTGAGTGGATTCAGGTTCATCGCTGAGTACCCCGGGTGCCCCCGGAAGGTTCCATCCGTGTGGACGGGTCTCTACCCCGTAGTAATACGGCTCGATACCGGAGAGTAAACGGCGACTACGGTCGGTCGAGCGTGCTTTGCCGGAACGCACCGGGACCGTGGCCGGCCGCCCCGACACGCGCCGGGCCGGCCCGAACGCCCACGTGGAACCGGGACGAGCGACCGGCATGGGCATCGAAGCGAACGACATCGCGCCCGAACGGTTTCTGGAGGACGTCGAGATGCGCACCGGCGAGGTCGTCGACGTCGAGGACTTCCCCGAGGCACGCAAGGACGTCTACAAACTGTCGGTGGACTTCGGCGACGAGACTCGGCAGTCGGCCGCCGGCCTGACCGACAACTACGACCGCGAGGACCAGCTGGGAAGCCAGGTGATCGCGGTGGTTAACCTCGGGACCGTCTCTATCGCGGGATTCGAGAGCCAGTGCCTGGTCACCGGGGTCGACGACGCCGACGGCGACGTCGTCCACCTCTGTCCGGAGCACGAAGTGCCCAACGGGACCCGAGTGTACTGATCGCCGGCAGACTCGCTTCGCTCGACTGGACGCCGATCGATCGCCTGCGCCCTATCGAAGACTGGATTTCTTCAAAACTATGGCTCGGACACCTCCGACACTACTATACGGTCGAGAGCACGTATTCACTCCACAATATGAGGGACCGAACGGAGACGATCGGCTGGAGCGTCGTCGCGCTGGTGTTGATCGCGCTCGCCGTCCCCTGGTTCATGTGGGGGTCCGACGCCGTCGTCGCCGGGCTCCCCGTGTGGATCTGGTGGCACGTCGGCTGGATGGCGCTCGCCTCGCTCGCCTTCGCCGCGTTCGCCCGGTACGGCTGGGGTGCCGGCGTCGTGCCGCGCGAGGACCGCTCGGCCGCCGCGAACGACGGGGACTCGACCGCACAGGAGGTGACCGCGGATGGCTGACACCGCGCTCCAGCTGGCGATCGTCGGTGGGTACATGCTCGTCGCCGCAGCCGTCGGCGTCGTCGCCTACCGCCTGACCGACCGCACCGCCGAGGACTACTACCTCGCGAGCCGGACGTTCGGCACGGTCGTCCTCCTCTTTACCACGTTCGCGACGCTGCTGTCGGCGTTCACCTTCTTCGGCGGTCCGAATCTGGCCTTCACTGCGGGCCCCGAGTGGATCCTCGTGATGGGGCTGATGGACGGGATCCTCTTCGCCGTCCTGTGGTACGTGCTGGGCTACAAGCAGTGGCTAGTCGGACAGAAGCACGGCTACGTCACGCTGGGCGAGATGCTCGGTCACCGCTTCGGCTCCCGCGGGCTGCGGGCGCTGGTCGCCGGGATCAGCCTCTTCTGGCTGTTCCCCTACGTGATGCTCCAGCAGAAGGGGGCGGGGCAGGCCGTCGTCGGCCTCACGAACGGCGCCGTCCCGTTCTGGGTCGGCGCGGGCGCGATCACCCTGTTCATGATCGTCTACGTCGCCGTCTCGGGGATGCGCGGCGTCGCCTGGACCGACACCCTCCAAGGACTGGTCATGCTCGGCCTGATCTGGGTGGCGGTCGCGTGGGTGCTCTCGGCGGTCGGCGGCCTCGGCGAGGCGACCCGGCAGATGGGCGAGTCGAATCCGGAGTTCCTCGCTCTGGGCGGCGGGCTCTACACGCCGGAGTACGTCCTCTCGACGGCGATCAGCATCGCCTTCGGCGTGGTGATGTTCCCGCAGATCAACCAGCGCTTCTTCGTCGCGCGCTCCCGGACGGTCCTCAAGCGGACGCTGGCGCTGTGGCCCGTCCTCGTCATCCTGCTGTTCGTCCCCGCGTTCATGCTGGGCGCGTGGGCCGCCGGACTCGGCGTCGCCGTCCCGGAGAACGGGAACGTGATCCCCGCGATCCTCAACGAGTACACCGCCGGCTGGTTCACCGCGGCCGTCGTCGCCGCGGCCATGGCCGCGATGATGTCCTCCAGCGACTCGATGCTGCTGTCCGGGGCCTCCTATCTGACACGGGACCTCTACCGACCGCTGGTGTCGAGCGATCCGGACCGCGAGGCGCTCGTCGCCCGCGTCGGCGTGGTCGCGTTCGCGACGCTCTCGTTCGTCGCCAGCCTGTACTCGACGAGGACGCTCGTTCAGATCGGCGACACCGCCTTCGGCGGCTTCGCCCAGCTCGCGCTGCCCGTCGTCGTCGCGCTGTACTGGGACCGGACGACCCGCTGGGGAATGTACGCCGGGATCGTCGTCTCGCAGGGGTTCTACCTCGCCAGCGTCTTCCTGACACAGGTCCCCGGGAGCTACCTCGGCGGCTGGTCGGCCTCCGTGGTCGGGATGGTCATCGGCCTGCTCCTGACCGTCGGCGTCTCGCTGCTCACGTCCGCCGCCGTCGGCGAGGACGCCAGCGTCTACGCGGTCGGTGAACCCGGCGCGGACTATAGTCGAAATTGAAACTATTTACACATCGAGGGGCACCCCGTATGCCCCTCGAATGTGTCATCGCGTTCAATTTCTACTATCGGGACTGTCCCCGTCAGCGACGTCGGCCACCGTCCGCGAGTCCGTCGCGATGCCGTTCTCGTTGATCGCCTCGGCGACAATCTCGTACGTCTGGCCGGTCGTCCCGCCCTGGGTGCCCCCGCCCTCGGGGTACTGGACCGTTCCCGTCGGCGCGGCGTCACTCGCGACCGTCGCGTCGGACCAGTCGTTCTCGGCGTTGTCGAAGGTCACCCGGACCTCGCGGAACCGGTCGACGTTGCTCACTTCGTAGTCGACGGCGAAGCGGGTCTGGTCGGTCCCCGGGTCGGAGTCGTCCGTCACCGCGAGCGACTCGACGGCGAGGTCGTCCGGTCCGCCGAGGTCGTCGTTGTCCGCCGGGTCCGCTCCGTCGGCCACGTCCCGCAGCGTCCGCCGGATCGCGACGTCGCCCGTGGCGTCGTAGACGGTCAGCTCGAACTCGTACTCGTCGCCGGCGGCGCCGCCGTCGGTCCCCGACCCGGGAATCCGGATCACGTCCTCGGAGGCGGACCGGGTGTACGTTCGCTCTGGAAGGTCGTCCCGGTTCGGCCCCAGGTTCCGGACGGCCACCTCGAATCGCTCGCTCCCGTCCGACGCGACGTTCTCGAACCCGTCCAGACGGTACGCGAGCGAGAACAGGGCGTTCCCGTTGCGGGTCCTGTCGTCGAGTGACCGTCTGAGAGAGCGAACGTCGACGCACCTCGTTGCCCTCACGTCGACCGACCGGCCGTCAGTGGCCCGTACCTCGAACGCGAGCGCGTTCTTGCCCCCGGGTGCGTCAGCGGCCACGTCGACGGAGACGGCCACTGACGCGCCCGGAGCGATCGTCGATTCGGCCGGGGACACCGATCCCCTCGACGGGTCGGCCAGTGACACCGACGCGGTCAGTTCCACGCCGGCGTTGTTCTCGACCGTCACGAGGCGCTGGGACTCGCCCGCGTCCACTGCCGATGCCACGTCCAGCCCGACGAGCGCCGCCTCGTCGCTGGCCGTCCCGACGCGCAGCGATCGATCCGCCCGCACCTGCGTGAACGCCCCGGACCCGGCGGCGAGCAGCCCGCCGACCCCGGTCAGGAGTCCGCCGGCGAGGAACGACCGGCGGGAGACGCCGCTCTCAGGGCTCCGCGACCGCGAGCGCCGCCGGCGCTTCCCACCCATACCCGGCTCGTTCGGACGTTCGGCGATAACCGGACAAAAAGCTATTCACAGTATCGGTAACCGAGATCCCGGGGACAGGAGAGTTCGTAAACCGTTCTCCCGGCCGAGGCGAACAGGCGTGGGTGTCCGACCGAAGCCTACGCCTCGTTGGGCTCGTCGTCGGAATCGGCCGGCGGGTCGCCCCGCTCGAAGGCCATCTGCATGAGCTTCTCCTCCGCCGCGCGGAGGTGCTGGGTGAACGTCGGCGTGGCGATGTCGAGGTCCTCGGCGAGCTCCTCCTGGGTGACCTCTCGGGGCCACTCGTAGTACCCCCGCCGGGTGGCCATCTCCAGTACTTCCTGCTGGCGGTCGGTGAGCCCCTCCTCGATGGCGCGGTCGAACTGCCGGTGGCTAAAGAGCGGCGTGAAGTAGGACCTGTCCCGCTTCGCGACGAGGTCGGCGTCGGGGTAGCTGTCGAGAAAGCCCGCCGTGACCTCGGTGTCGTCGTACGGCGGCGGCACCTCCGCCACGATTCGACAGACGCCGCCGGCGGCGTCGACGGACCGCGGGAGCGCGCCGCCCTCCG
This genomic interval from Halomicrobium urmianum contains the following:
- a CDS encoding helix-turn-helix domain-containing protein; amino-acid sequence: MRTDDPVPVPDTVTELEFAVTDPSVPCVAATTELGGVFELEEVIPREEGYAEYYSVTDLEPDALLEHAASREASEAQFLSRAEDAGLLELTVTEACPVMRLAEGGALPRSVDAAGGVCRIVAEVPPPYDDTEVTAGFLDSYPDADLVAKRDRSYFTPLFSHRQFDRAIEEGLTDRQQEVLEMATRRGYYEWPREVTQEELAEDLDIATPTFTQHLRAAEEKLMQMAFERGDPPADSDDEPNEA
- a CDS encoding tRNA-binding protein, which gives rise to MGIEANDIAPERFLEDVEMRTGEVVDVEDFPEARKDVYKLSVDFGDETRQSAAGLTDNYDREDQLGSQVIAVVNLGTVSIAGFESQCLVTGVDDADGDVVHLCPEHEVPNGTRVY
- a CDS encoding DUF3311 domain-containing protein, encoding MRDRTETIGWSVVALVLIALAVPWFMWGSDAVVAGLPVWIWWHVGWMALASLAFAAFARYGWGAGVVPREDRSAAANDGDSTAQEVTADG
- a CDS encoding sodium:solute symporter family protein; amino-acid sequence: MADTALQLAIVGGYMLVAAAVGVVAYRLTDRTAEDYYLASRTFGTVVLLFTTFATLLSAFTFFGGPNLAFTAGPEWILVMGLMDGILFAVLWYVLGYKQWLVGQKHGYVTLGEMLGHRFGSRGLRALVAGISLFWLFPYVMLQQKGAGQAVVGLTNGAVPFWVGAGAITLFMIVYVAVSGMRGVAWTDTLQGLVMLGLIWVAVAWVLSAVGGLGEATRQMGESNPEFLALGGGLYTPEYVLSTAISIAFGVVMFPQINQRFFVARSRTVLKRTLALWPVLVILLFVPAFMLGAWAAGLGVAVPENGNVIPAILNEYTAGWFTAAVVAAAMAAMMSSSDSMLLSGASYLTRDLYRPLVSSDPDREALVARVGVVAFATLSFVASLYSTRTLVQIGDTAFGGFAQLALPVVVALYWDRTTRWGMYAGIVVSQGFYLASVFLTQVPGSYLGGWSASVVGMVIGLLLTVGVSLLTSAAVGEDASVYAVGEPGADYSRN